A region of Acidithiobacillus ferridurans DNA encodes the following proteins:
- a CDS encoding exodeoxyribonuclease III has translation MKIATWNVNSLKVRLPQVLAWLGSEQPDVLCLQETKLADARFPVAELADAGYRALYHGQPTYNGVAILSRNPPSDVRCDWPDGGDGQARLCAASFGDLRVVNVYVPNGQALDSDKYPYKLQWLERLRGLIAGELQGWPQLLLVGDFNIAPMLAMFTTLQTGGRASSARRRSGRRWAPCWNSGCMTATASCIPMRGRGAGGITALRRFGVIRACASI, from the coding sequence GTGAAAATTGCGACCTGGAACGTCAACTCCCTCAAGGTACGCCTCCCCCAGGTGTTGGCATGGCTGGGTAGCGAGCAGCCGGATGTCCTTTGTCTGCAAGAGACCAAGTTGGCCGATGCGCGTTTCCCGGTGGCCGAGTTGGCGGATGCCGGTTATCGGGCGCTCTATCACGGTCAACCGACGTATAATGGGGTTGCCATACTGAGCCGCAACCCACCCAGTGACGTCCGCTGCGACTGGCCGGATGGCGGCGACGGGCAGGCGCGGCTGTGCGCCGCCAGCTTCGGCGACCTGCGCGTCGTCAACGTCTATGTACCCAACGGCCAGGCCCTGGACAGCGACAAGTATCCCTACAAGTTACAATGGCTGGAGCGCCTGCGTGGGTTGATCGCCGGAGAATTGCAGGGTTGGCCGCAACTGCTGTTGGTGGGGGACTTCAATATTGCCCCGATGCTCGCGATGTTTACGACGCTGCAGACTGGGGGGAGGGCATCCTCTGCTCGGCGCCGGAGCGGGCGGCGTTGGGCGCCCTGTTGGAACTCGGGCTGCATGACAGCTACCGCAAGCTGCATCCCGATGCGCGGGCGTGGAGCTGGTGGGATTACCGCGCTGCGGCGTTTCGGCGTAATCAGGGCCTGCGCATCGATCTGA
- a CDS encoding DUF2322 family protein, whose translation MSTTTLPNIDHVRKLLLYGGPLAQLQGELVKQPDQEISIAVLYQLALRHGVISPTAAREGLALLAAVGPAGAAGRAILERVLTEGDFLAVRVMR comes from the coding sequence ATGAGTACCACGACGCTGCCCAATATCGACCATGTGCGCAAGCTGCTTCTGTATGGCGGCCCCCTCGCGCAACTCCAGGGAGAACTGGTCAAACAACCCGACCAGGAAATCAGTATTGCCGTACTGTATCAACTGGCACTGCGCCATGGCGTCATCAGTCCGACGGCAGCGCGGGAAGGGCTCGCCCTGCTCGCCGCGGTGGGTCCCGCCGGTGCTGCGGGGCGGGCCATCCTGGAACGGGTGCTGACGGAAGGGGATTTTCTGGCAGTGCGGGTGATGCGTTGA
- a CDS encoding MFS transporter, which yields METLPSLSQTWPLFAGVGLALGMGSFDGAALQGIFPYVAGGLSTSSDHALWTLTYFIVHWSLGISLMPWTTARFGMRRVFQVAVIVAMAGTLISAVTDNLWIMLLSRALQGIAAGILVPLSQSLFLRHSPKARHGMVTIFWSNAMLVPFFFGPAIGGLLATELGYRSIFLLSLPIWGVALFLGSTGIPKDRGDPRTPPFDGWGFGLLYGGLMSMQVVLDQGEQYGWWHSAFILKMTLFAFVFLLLFAWRESETRHPLLQLRFLRRRNYWLGLLLLCLGWAMFMGWASLLPLWAEETLGFNGFWGSAVLVPLALGAIPLSTLMDRLQGLLGLRRLTTLCFAIFAFAYGSAYLSPISSLGDLFWPILFIGTGVGMLFVPLTMVILSGLGAQEIPSAATTSNFIRVFSANIGVSLLSVYWTRYSALAGDHLRSHVSRFGRHTTLSPQHLHALISAQADTLSIDNLLRLSMWACLAAAVAAYVFIIPPRVLRGADSPRNYVEEEEDEFSLSARAPVGEGAGISS from the coding sequence GTGGAAACATTACCATCCCTCTCCCAAACCTGGCCCCTCTTCGCGGGGGTCGGCCTTGCCCTTGGCATGGGCTCTTTCGATGGCGCCGCGCTACAGGGCATTTTTCCCTACGTCGCGGGCGGCCTCTCCACCAGCAGCGATCACGCCCTCTGGACGCTCACCTATTTCATCGTCCATTGGTCACTGGGGATCTCCCTGATGCCGTGGACAACCGCCCGCTTCGGCATGCGCCGCGTCTTTCAGGTGGCGGTTATCGTGGCCATGGCAGGCACCCTCATCAGTGCGGTGACCGACAATCTCTGGATCATGCTGCTGTCCCGCGCCCTGCAGGGTATCGCCGCCGGAATTCTTGTCCCCCTCAGCCAGAGCCTCTTTTTACGCCACAGCCCGAAAGCACGCCACGGCATGGTCACCATCTTCTGGAGCAACGCCATGCTGGTGCCATTTTTCTTCGGACCGGCCATTGGCGGCCTGTTGGCGACAGAACTCGGCTATCGCAGCATTTTTCTGCTGTCCTTGCCGATCTGGGGCGTCGCCCTGTTTCTGGGCAGCACGGGCATTCCCAAAGATCGCGGTGATCCCCGGACGCCGCCCTTCGACGGCTGGGGTTTCGGCCTGCTCTACGGCGGACTGATGAGCATGCAGGTGGTGCTGGATCAGGGCGAGCAGTACGGCTGGTGGCATTCGGCCTTCATCCTGAAAATGACCCTGTTCGCCTTCGTCTTCCTGCTGCTCTTTGCCTGGCGCGAAAGCGAGACCCGCCATCCCCTGCTGCAACTGCGCTTCTTGCGTCGGCGCAATTACTGGCTGGGGCTGCTGCTGCTGTGCCTGGGCTGGGCCATGTTCATGGGCTGGGCCTCCCTGCTGCCCCTCTGGGCGGAGGAAACACTCGGTTTCAATGGTTTCTGGGGGAGTGCGGTGCTCGTTCCCCTCGCCCTCGGCGCCATCCCTTTATCGACCCTGATGGACCGTCTGCAGGGATTATTGGGTCTGCGCCGCCTGACGACCCTCTGCTTTGCCATTTTTGCCTTCGCCTACGGCAGCGCCTATCTCAGTCCCATCAGCAGCCTGGGCGACCTGTTCTGGCCGATACTATTCATCGGCACGGGCGTGGGCATGCTCTTCGTACCGCTCACCATGGTGATTCTCTCCGGCCTCGGCGCCCAGGAAATTCCGTCAGCCGCCACCACCAGCAATTTCATTCGCGTCTTCAGCGCCAACATCGGGGTGAGTCTGCTGAGTGTCTACTGGACCCGTTACAGCGCCCTCGCCGGCGACCACCTGCGGAGCCACGTCAGTCGCTTTGGCCGGCACACCACACTCTCACCTCAGCACCTGCACGCCCTGATCAGCGCGCAGGCGGACACCCTGAGCATCGACAACCTGCTGCGCCTGTCTATGTGGGCCTGCCTGGCAGCAGCGGTTGCCGCCTACGTCTTTATCATCCCGCCGCGCGTTTTGAGAGGCGCCGATAGCCCGCGCAATTATGTGGAGGAGGAAGAGGACGAGTTTTCCTTATCCGCCCGTGCGCCCGTCGGGGAGGGCGCAGGCATCTCTTCTTGA
- a CDS encoding exodeoxyribonuclease III, with protein sequence MTMRLYSWNVNGWRAACRKGLREWVAMARADVLCFQEIKADPDRLPAAETALDSYDARWAVAERPGYSGVATFSRAPCRPLTTGLGIPRFDREGRVVITDCGDFDLYNVYFPNGKKDTERLAFKLDFYAAFLELINARVAAGRAVVFCGDVNTAHQAIDLARPKENARISGFLPEERACLDQWAAAGWVDSFRHLHPDAVEYSWWSQRTNARARNIGWRLDYFWIHENLLPRLRGAGIATDVTGSDHCPVWLELD encoded by the coding sequence ATGACCATGCGCCTGTATAGCTGGAACGTGAACGGCTGGCGCGCCGCCTGCCGCAAGGGTTTGCGCGAATGGGTCGCGATGGCGCGGGCGGATGTGCTCTGCTTTCAGGAAATCAAGGCCGACCCGGACCGCCTGCCGGCGGCGGAAACCGCACTGGATAGTTACGATGCCCGCTGGGCAGTCGCTGAACGCCCGGGTTACAGCGGCGTCGCCACCTTCAGCAGAGCGCCCTGCCGGCCGCTGACAACGGGCCTGGGCATCCCGCGCTTCGACCGGGAGGGGCGCGTGGTTATCACTGACTGCGGTGATTTCGACCTGTATAACGTCTACTTCCCCAACGGCAAGAAGGATACGGAACGCCTCGCCTTCAAGCTGGATTTCTATGCCGCCTTCCTGGAACTGATCAACGCACGGGTCGCCGCCGGTCGGGCGGTGGTATTCTGTGGCGACGTCAACACCGCCCATCAGGCCATCGACCTTGCACGCCCCAAAGAAAACGCGAGAATATCCGGTTTTCTCCCCGAGGAAAGGGCCTGTCTGGACCAATGGGCAGCGGCGGGCTGGGTGGACAGCTTCCGCCACCTTCACCCGGATGCCGTGGAATATTCCTGGTGGAGTCAGCGCACCAACGCCCGCGCCCGCAATATTGGCTGGCGTCTCGATTATTTCTGGATACATGAGAACCTGTTGCCGCGCCTGCGCGGGGCGGGAATCGCCACCGATGTGACCGGCTCCGATCATTGCCCGGTCTGGCTGGAGTTGGATTGA
- a CDS encoding 23S rRNA (adenine(2030)-N(6))-methyltransferase RlmJ — protein sequence MNYDHHYHAGNAADCVKHLALSLTLQTLIRKDSPLAYIETHAGAGRYALGVQGEHLQGVSRLWADRRSLPYAGAWLKIVSNENADGALHHYPGSPALAAALLRPTDRMVLCEEQPEVAARLRKAIGKRAHTSVVGEDGYRALFGQIPPPEKRGLVLIDPPFERRDEWERLADILIRAYQRWPQGVYLVWYPVKIRGTITRLWQALRGRLPAFACELLQMPEEGREQLFGSGLIVVNPPWGLREALAAALTELGPLLSAPQGGGLWSLRCQGWPGPEKS from the coding sequence ATGAATTACGACCATCATTACCACGCGGGCAACGCCGCCGACTGCGTCAAGCATCTGGCCCTGAGCCTCACCTTGCAAACCCTGATCCGCAAGGACAGCCCCCTTGCCTATATCGAGACCCACGCAGGAGCAGGGCGATATGCCCTGGGCGTACAGGGGGAACACCTGCAAGGTGTTTCGCGCCTGTGGGCGGACCGGCGCAGCCTGCCATATGCGGGCGCATGGTTGAAAATCGTCAGCAATGAGAATGCTGACGGCGCGTTGCACCACTATCCCGGCTCGCCAGCCCTCGCTGCCGCACTGCTCCGGCCGACCGACCGGATGGTACTCTGCGAGGAACAGCCGGAAGTCGCGGCACGCCTGCGCAAGGCGATAGGGAAACGGGCCCATACCAGCGTCGTCGGTGAAGACGGCTATCGCGCCCTCTTCGGGCAGATCCCCCCGCCGGAAAAACGCGGACTGGTCCTCATCGATCCGCCTTTCGAACGCAGGGATGAATGGGAGCGCCTTGCCGATATCCTGATCCGTGCCTATCAACGCTGGCCGCAGGGGGTGTATCTCGTCTGGTACCCGGTGAAAATCCGCGGTACGATCACCCGCCTGTGGCAGGCGTTGCGCGGGCGTCTGCCCGCCTTTGCCTGCGAACTGCTGCAGATGCCGGAAGAGGGTCGGGAACAGCTTTTCGGCAGCGGACTGATCGTGGTGAACCCACCCTGGGGTTTGCGCGAGGCACTGGCCGCGGCACTGACGGAATTGGGTCCACTGCTCAGTGCGCCGCAAGGCGGTGGGTTGTGGTCCCTGCGTTGCCAGGGCTGGCCGGGTCCCGAGAAGAGTTAG
- a CDS encoding LysR substrate-binding domain-containing protein → MRIHAEELLTFLAVAEAGGVGAGAQILRRSQPAVSERLRALQAAVGEPLYQRAGRGIRLTAAGESLLPYARRLREGLGEVENWSARRHALQEGSLRIAASNTVANYFLMEHLARFRGRYPGVQLQLRTGPLTDNLPLSAWDLLFTEEQIERSGLPPHMELKAWREDELVAILPQDHPWVRAGRGWVRWEEVLAEPIVWREPHSGIRRRVEAAIVRAGLRARYSVEVTGVEALRDAVAAGLGIGFASVEALDKVRWPLASLRLDPPHGLFWTLYLMRPQADFQSRAVRAFLDLLATPD, encoded by the coding sequence ATGAGAATACATGCAGAGGAATTGCTGACCTTTCTGGCGGTGGCGGAGGCTGGGGGAGTAGGTGCCGGAGCGCAGATCCTGCGGCGCAGCCAGCCGGCGGTTTCCGAGCGGTTGCGCGCACTGCAGGCCGCGGTCGGCGAGCCCCTGTACCAGCGCGCCGGGAGGGGTATCCGTCTGACCGCCGCGGGAGAGTCCCTGCTGCCCTATGCCCGTCGCCTGCGGGAAGGTCTCGGCGAAGTGGAAAACTGGTCGGCGCGGCGGCATGCACTGCAGGAAGGAAGCCTGCGCATCGCGGCCAGCAATACCGTGGCGAATTACTTTCTCATGGAGCATCTGGCGCGTTTTCGCGGACGCTATCCCGGCGTTCAACTGCAACTCAGGACCGGACCGCTGACCGACAACCTGCCGTTGAGTGCCTGGGATCTACTGTTCACCGAAGAACAGATAGAGCGCAGTGGCTTACCGCCGCATATGGAGTTGAAGGCCTGGCGGGAGGATGAACTGGTGGCGATCCTTCCCCAGGATCATCCTTGGGTGCGGGCGGGCCGGGGGTGGGTACGCTGGGAGGAGGTATTGGCGGAACCTATCGTCTGGCGCGAGCCGCATTCGGGGATCCGCCGGCGGGTGGAGGCGGCCATTGTCCGTGCCGGATTGCGGGCGCGCTACAGCGTTGAGGTGACCGGGGTGGAGGCGCTGCGAGACGCCGTCGCCGCCGGGCTGGGCATAGGTTTCGCGTCGGTAGAGGCCTTGGATAAGGTACGCTGGCCGCTGGCTTCCCTGCGCCTCGATCCGCCCCATGGCCTGTTCTGGACCTTGTACCTCATGCGCCCTCAGGCCGATTTCCAGTCGCGGGCGGTGCGCGCTTTCCTGGACCTGCTGGCGACGCCGGACTGA
- a CDS encoding FKBP-type peptidyl-prolyl cis-trans isomerase, producing MIISKDKVVTIDYSLTDEEGELIDSSVGEEPLVYLHGHHGVIPGLEQALAGRRVGDRLEVSIPPEEGYGDWDEDLVEVVGVEDFDDAEELEVGTQFETMTEDGTRLATIIDIEGDEITVDLNHPLAGMTLNFDVTVLEVRDATAEELAHGHVHGHGEHDEGH from the coding sequence ATGATAATCAGCAAAGACAAAGTCGTCACTATCGACTATTCCCTGACCGATGAAGAAGGAGAGCTGATCGACAGCTCTGTGGGGGAAGAACCCCTCGTCTATCTGCATGGCCACCATGGCGTCATCCCCGGTCTGGAGCAGGCCCTGGCGGGGCGTCGTGTCGGCGACAGGCTGGAGGTCTCCATCCCTCCCGAGGAGGGCTATGGTGACTGGGACGAAGATCTGGTGGAAGTGGTGGGTGTCGAAGATTTTGACGACGCCGAAGAGCTGGAGGTCGGTACCCAGTTTGAGACCATGACCGAGGATGGTACACGTCTGGCCACGATCATCGACATCGAAGGTGACGAGATTACCGTCGATCTCAATCATCCCCTGGCCGGAATGACCCTGAACTTCGATGTGACGGTGCTGGAAGTACGGGATGCCACCGCCGAAGAGCTGGCCCACGGCCATGTCCATGGTCACGGCGAGCACGACGAGGGTCACTGA
- a CDS encoding anhydro-N-acetylmuramic acid kinase: MSGTSADGVDAAVLDLAVAGCGGYRGVFTRAFAPALRTEVLAANGPLGVEAMAQLDRRLGACYARVAREAMDRLGPVDFIALHGQTIRHQPRGDPGFTLQIGAAADIAVATGLTVVHDFRRTDVAAGGEGAPLVPPFHQYCFQDEHPRLILNLGGMANVTWLPGAGDPRPLLAFDCGPGNVLMDAAVELCSAGQATCDVDGRLAAAGQRDVARLEEWLDHVFFRQAPPKSTGRETFGMPLVTRWWSSWRGSAADFLATLTALTAESVAQAVRAWTPGAAEMLVFGGGAENQALMQALQDAMTETRVLHGGRHSGIPGQALEALAFAWLGSQCLLGKRLDLERFTGARHPMILGNILPGDNWPDLLVQLSQRPEITAREGPYHALRSV, from the coding sequence ATGTCGGGCACCAGTGCTGATGGTGTGGATGCCGCGGTGCTGGATTTGGCCGTCGCCGGCTGTGGGGGGTATCGGGGCGTTTTCACGCGCGCCTTTGCGCCCGCACTGCGCACGGAAGTGCTGGCCGCCAACGGGCCATTGGGTGTCGAAGCGATGGCGCAACTCGACCGACGTCTGGGTGCCTGTTATGCACGGGTGGCCCGGGAGGCCATGGACCGCTTGGGTCCGGTGGACTTCATCGCCCTGCATGGGCAGACCATTCGTCATCAGCCGCGGGGTGATCCCGGTTTCACGCTGCAAATTGGTGCGGCGGCAGATATCGCGGTGGCAACAGGTCTGACGGTGGTCCACGATTTCCGGCGTACGGATGTGGCAGCGGGGGGCGAGGGCGCACCGCTGGTGCCGCCTTTCCATCAATACTGCTTTCAGGATGAACATCCGCGTCTGATACTCAATCTCGGTGGCATGGCCAATGTGACCTGGTTGCCGGGTGCCGGCGATCCGCGCCCGCTGCTGGCGTTCGACTGCGGTCCGGGTAACGTACTCATGGACGCCGCCGTGGAGTTGTGTAGCGCCGGACAGGCTACCTGCGACGTGGATGGCCGGTTGGCGGCTGCCGGACAGCGCGATGTGGCACGCCTGGAGGAATGGCTGGACCACGTGTTCTTCCGGCAAGCACCGCCCAAAAGTACGGGTCGGGAGACTTTCGGCATGCCGCTGGTGACGCGTTGGTGGTCTTCCTGGCGGGGTTCCGCGGCGGATTTTCTGGCGACACTGACGGCATTGACCGCCGAGTCCGTGGCACAGGCGGTGCGAGCCTGGACACCGGGTGCCGCGGAGATGCTGGTATTCGGCGGTGGGGCTGAAAACCAGGCCCTGATGCAGGCCCTGCAGGACGCCATGACGGAGACCCGGGTGCTGCACGGCGGGCGGCACAGCGGTATCCCCGGTCAGGCCCTGGAGGCGCTGGCCTTCGCCTGGCTGGGCAGCCAGTGCCTGCTGGGGAAACGCCTGGACCTGGAGCGGTTTACGGGGGCGCGGCACCCCATGATCCTGGGTAATATTCTGCCCGGAGATAACTGGCCGGATCTGCTCGTCCAACTCTCGCAACGGCCGGAAATCACCGCCAGGGAAGGCCCCTATCATGCCCTCCGCTCCGTCTGA
- the prmB gene encoding 50S ribosomal protein L3 N(5)-glutamine methyltransferase codes for MNLEQYTALAGDALQTITDFRRWGASRFAAAGLDFSQGQQQPRGEADALLAAALHLEPEDLAEFGAARLLDREKTTIFKHFYQREILRRPAAYITGEAWFAGLRFSVDERVLIPRSLLEPFIEEGFAPWVEASQLRRILEIGTGSGCMAITLALRFPEAEVDAVDISADALSVAHANIRRYGLEDRVHLHQSDLFAALEGRRYDLILSNPPYVDAATMAELTPEYRHEPRLALAAGEDGLDCLLPLLEQAPHHLEGGGVLVVETGDAEEALIRRRPDLPLIWLEHPAGGSGAFLVVAAADGGF; via the coding sequence ATGAACCTGGAACAATACACCGCCCTCGCCGGCGACGCGCTGCAGACGATCACCGATTTCCGGCGCTGGGGCGCCAGCCGTTTTGCCGCCGCAGGGCTCGATTTCAGTCAGGGCCAGCAGCAACCCCGCGGCGAAGCCGACGCGCTCCTGGCCGCGGCACTGCACCTCGAGCCGGAAGATCTTGCGGAATTCGGCGCGGCACGCCTGCTGGACCGCGAAAAAACCACGATCTTCAAGCACTTTTATCAACGGGAAATACTCCGTCGGCCCGCCGCCTATATTACCGGCGAAGCCTGGTTCGCCGGACTGCGTTTCAGCGTCGATGAACGTGTCCTCATTCCCCGCAGCCTGCTCGAACCCTTCATCGAGGAGGGCTTTGCGCCCTGGGTAGAGGCGTCGCAGCTGCGCCGCATTCTGGAGATCGGCACGGGCTCCGGCTGCATGGCCATTACCCTGGCGCTGCGCTTTCCGGAGGCGGAAGTGGATGCGGTGGACATCTCTGCAGATGCCCTCTCCGTGGCACACGCCAATATCCGGCGTTACGGTCTGGAAGACCGGGTGCACCTGCATCAATCCGACCTCTTTGCCGCCCTGGAGGGACGACGCTATGACCTGATTCTCAGCAACCCGCCCTATGTGGACGCGGCAACCATGGCGGAATTGACCCCGGAATACCGGCACGAGCCTCGTCTCGCCCTGGCCGCCGGTGAGGATGGTCTGGACTGCCTGCTTCCCCTTCTGGAGCAGGCACCGCATCACCTGGAGGGGGGCGGCGTCCTGGTGGTGGAAACCGGCGATGCCGAAGAAGCCCTCATCCGTCGCCGTCCCGACCTGCCCTTGATCTGGCTGGAGCATCCGGCCGGAGGTTCCGGCGCCTTTCTAGTGGTAGCCGCGGCCGACGGCGGATTTTAG
- a CDS encoding endonuclease/exonuclease/phosphatase family protein gives MHDSYRKLHPDARAWSWWDYRAAAFRRNQGLRIDLILASSPVLSRTREVVIDRAARAAERPSDHAPVCITLESGA, from the coding sequence CTGCATGACAGCTACCGCAAGCTGCATCCCGATGCGCGGGCGTGGAGCTGGTGGGATTACCGCGCTGCGGCGTTTCGGCGTAATCAGGGCCTGCGCATCGATCTGATTCTGGCTTCCTCTCCCGTTCTCTCGCGCACGCGGGAGGTGGTCATCGACCGTGCCGCCCGGGCGGCGGAGCGTCCCTCGGATCACGCACCCGTCTGCATCACACTGGAGAGCGGCGCGTGA
- the hemH gene encoding ferrochelatase, whose product MIGILVVNLGTPDAPTAPAVRRYLREFLSDTRVVELPRVLWWPILNGPILRFRPARSARNYASIWLPDGSPLMVYSQRQCDALQARWDRQFPGQVRVELAMRYGNPSVAKGMAALRDAGCGRILVVPLYPQYAAATTASTFDAVAKELRKWREIPEMRMIRDWHAHPAYIGALADSIRAWWQAHGQAERLLITFHGLPESSVLKGDPYRAQCEKTTALLVQALGLSDDQWVQSFQSRFGAARWLGPYTDRTLVGLASAGVSRVDAVCPGFAADCVETLQEIAIEGKETFLHAGGQELRYIPALNDNPLWIEAFSRILEPHWRDWDAPENFAVSPESG is encoded by the coding sequence GTGATCGGTATTCTGGTCGTCAATCTCGGCACCCCCGATGCGCCTACCGCCCCGGCGGTGCGCCGCTACCTGCGCGAGTTTCTCAGCGATACCCGGGTGGTGGAGCTTCCCAGGGTGCTTTGGTGGCCCATCCTGAACGGTCCCATTCTGCGATTTCGTCCCGCCCGCTCGGCGCGCAATTATGCCAGCATCTGGCTTCCCGATGGATCCCCCCTGATGGTTTATAGCCAGCGCCAGTGCGATGCACTTCAGGCCCGCTGGGATCGTCAGTTTCCCGGTCAGGTCCGGGTGGAACTAGCCATGCGTTATGGCAATCCCTCCGTCGCAAAGGGCATGGCGGCCTTGCGCGACGCTGGATGTGGCAGGATTCTGGTGGTTCCGCTGTATCCGCAATATGCGGCGGCCACCACGGCCTCCACTTTTGATGCGGTTGCCAAAGAGTTGCGGAAATGGCGCGAAATCCCGGAGATGCGCATGATTCGCGACTGGCATGCGCATCCCGCCTATATCGGCGCCCTGGCGGACAGCATCCGCGCCTGGTGGCAGGCGCACGGACAGGCGGAGCGTCTGCTCATCACCTTCCACGGCTTACCGGAAAGCTCCGTCCTGAAGGGCGACCCCTATCGTGCCCAGTGCGAAAAGACCACCGCGTTGCTGGTACAGGCGCTCGGCCTGTCCGATGATCAGTGGGTGCAGAGCTTCCAAAGCCGCTTCGGCGCCGCCAGATGGCTGGGGCCCTATACGGACAGAACCCTGGTCGGGCTGGCGAGCGCCGGCGTGTCCCGCGTAGATGCCGTGTGTCCAGGTTTTGCTGCGGATTGCGTGGAAACACTGCAGGAAATAGCTATCGAAGGCAAAGAAACTTTCCTCCATGCAGGTGGACAGGAATTGCGTTATATCCCGGCCCTCAACGACAATCCTCTCTGGATAGAAGCATTCAGCCGGATTCTGGAGCCTCATTGGCGTGATTGGGATGCCCCGGAAAACTTTGCCGTTTCCCCAGAGTCAGGCTAA
- a CDS encoding glutathione S-transferase N-terminal domain-containing protein, with protein sequence MRLYATQTSPYARKVHIALLEKNIPCDMEWVDLRAPGHAALEHNPLGKIPVLVRDDGSSVYDSAVIIQYLEILCPEPAIIPHDPEARIEALRIEALASGIMDTTIAWVLEQRHASDCQDAAMLQRARGKILAALAILQEETDAWQDAGTAPVLTLAQIATVAAVGYVDLRAPDFLLQFPDLTAWMHTMRLRPSVSATAPR encoded by the coding sequence ATGCGACTTTATGCGACGCAGACCAGTCCCTATGCCCGGAAAGTGCATATCGCGCTGCTGGAAAAAAACATCCCCTGTGATATGGAGTGGGTGGATCTCCGCGCTCCCGGCCACGCGGCCCTGGAGCACAACCCCCTGGGCAAGATCCCCGTGCTGGTGCGGGATGACGGTTCGTCGGTATATGATTCGGCAGTGATCATCCAGTACTTGGAAATCCTGTGCCCGGAACCCGCCATCATCCCCCACGACCCGGAAGCCCGCATCGAGGCATTGCGGATCGAGGCGCTGGCGAGCGGCATCATGGATACGACCATTGCCTGGGTGCTGGAGCAGCGCCATGCCAGCGATTGCCAGGATGCCGCCATGCTGCAGCGCGCCCGTGGCAAGATCCTGGCCGCCCTGGCGATACTCCAGGAAGAGACGGACGCGTGGCAGGATGCCGGCACCGCGCCGGTGCTGACCCTGGCGCAGATTGCGACGGTCGCGGCCGTGGGTTACGTTGATCTGCGCGCGCCGGATTTTCTGCTGCAATTCCCGGATTTGACGGCCTGGATGCATACCATGCGCCTGCGCCCCAGCGTCAGCGCCACGGCCCCCCGGTAA